From a single Pelmatolapia mariae isolate MD_Pm_ZW linkage group LG20, Pm_UMD_F_2, whole genome shotgun sequence genomic region:
- the LOC134618999 gene encoding protein ILRUN-like isoform X2 yields the protein MEGMDLDQELMQKFSCMGTTDKDILISEFQRLLGFQLNPAGCAFFLDMTNWNLQAAIGAYYDFESPNISAPCMSFVKDVTIGEGESVPPDTPFTKTWRIQNTGAESWPPGVSLKYVGGDQFGHINMVMVRSLDPQEMTDVSVQMHSPVSPGMYQGQWRMCTATGLFYGGLNSIVPVCTLHWLKHCYADGYSSELCWNLIWSWTFRQISQAICRVPLFGVFGLCYVYTEKKCSNQVNLIYIP from the exons ATGGAGGGCATGGACCTGGACCAGGAGCTCATGCAGAAATTCAGCTGCATGGGTACAACAGACAAAGATATCCTCATATCAGAATTTCAGAGACTTCTTGGGTTTCAGCTAAACCCCGCAGGATGCGCCTTCTTTCTGGACATGACCAACTG GAATTTACAGGCAGCCATTGGAGCCTATTATGACTTCGAAAGTCCCAACATCAGTGCACCCTGCATGTCCTTTGTAAAGGATGTGACGATTGGTGAGGGTGAATCCGTTCCACCTGACACACCTTtcacaaagacctggaggatACAGAACACCG GTGCAGAGTCATGGCCTCCAGGAGTTTCTTTGAAGTATGTTGGAGGAGATCAGTTCGGCCACATAAACATGGTGATGGTGCGTTCTCTAGACCCGCAGGAAATGACTGATGTCAGTGTGCAGATGCATAGTCCTGTATCTCCGGGTATGTACCAGGGCCAATGGAGAATGTGCACAGCTACCGGACTTTTCTATGGAG GTTTAAATTCTATTGTGCCGGTATGCACCCTGCACTGGTTGAAGCACTGCTACGCAGATGGTTATTCTTCAGAGCTTTGTTGGAATCTTATTTGGTCTTGGACTTTTAGACAGATAAGTCAAGCTATTTGTAGAGTGcctttgtttggggtttttgggCTTTGTTATgtatacacagaaaaaaaatgttcaaatcaAGTAAATCTTATTTATATACCTTGA
- the LOC134618999 gene encoding protein ILRUN-like isoform X1 gives MEGMDLDQELMQKFSCMGTTDKDILISEFQRLLGFQLNPAGCAFFLDMTNWNLQAAIGAYYDFESPNISAPCMSFVKDVTIGEGESVPPDTPFTKTWRIQNTGAESWPPGVSLKYVGGDQFGHINMVMVRSLDPQEMTDVSVQMHSPVSPGMYQGQWRMCTATGLFYGDVIWVILSVEVGGLLGVTQQLSSFQAEFNTQPHRNLEGDYNPFASPEKNKCPNSNNNSLRDDSNHRVAEEHWEGSPNQLQQDQNGLSQNSVDILANSLQSNLSVVSCNQGIQEPYPFGQS, from the exons ATGGAGGGCATGGACCTGGACCAGGAGCTCATGCAGAAATTCAGCTGCATGGGTACAACAGACAAAGATATCCTCATATCAGAATTTCAGAGACTTCTTGGGTTTCAGCTAAACCCCGCAGGATGCGCCTTCTTTCTGGACATGACCAACTG GAATTTACAGGCAGCCATTGGAGCCTATTATGACTTCGAAAGTCCCAACATCAGTGCACCCTGCATGTCCTTTGTAAAGGATGTGACGATTGGTGAGGGTGAATCCGTTCCACCTGACACACCTTtcacaaagacctggaggatACAGAACACCG GTGCAGAGTCATGGCCTCCAGGAGTTTCTTTGAAGTATGTTGGAGGAGATCAGTTCGGCCACATAAACATGGTGATGGTGCGTTCTCTAGACCCGCAGGAAATGACTGATGTCAGTGTGCAGATGCATAGTCCTGTATCTCCGGGTATGTACCAGGGCCAATGGAGAATGTGCACAGCTACCGGACTTTTCTATGGAG ATGTAATTTGGGTGATCCTGAGTGTGGAGGTTGGAGGCCTCCTTGGTGTCACACAGCAGCTTTCCTCTTTTCAAGCTGAGTTCAACACCCAGCCTCATCGTAACCTGGAAGGAGATTATAACCCCTTCGCCTCaccagagaaaaacaagtgccctaacagcaacaacaacagcctTCGCGATGACAGCAACCATAGAGTTGCAGAGGAACATTGGGAGGGAAGCCCAAACCAGCTGCAGCAAGACCAGAATGGACTTTCACAAAACTCTGTGGATATATTAGCAAACAGTCTACAAAGCAATCTATCAGTAGTCTCTTGCAACCAG GGTATACAGGAGCCCTATCCATTTGGGCAATCTTAA